DNA sequence from the Salvia splendens isolate huo1 chromosome 19, SspV2, whole genome shotgun sequence genome:
TTACCACCCTCAgcaaaatatgaaatttaaagtGGGTGCAAAAGTAACCACCCTCAGCAGAATAAACAGAGGTTTGTTCggtttataaaatttaaatcgtAATTAAATATTTAGTATTTTGTTAAATTTAAATCGTAATTAAATATTTAGTATTTTGTTAAATTTAAATCGTAATTAAATATTTAGTATTTTGTTTATGAGACTGAATCTCACCATTCAATTTTAAATGACaattatgtgataattagttataGCCATCCTCttctaactaaaataattttattaactgAATTCAAGActaaatctcatgattattttATCGAAAGCCTGACAGCCAAGAAGTAtacataattaacaaattaatcaTTTAGACAATAAGAGAACCCGTCCAGTCACTGAAACAGACATTACAACAATAAAAATGTGATCATTCTGATTTAGACATCATAACAACAGGAATAACAAAAAGGACAAacgaaaaaataaaaactgaatTAAACATGTTTTGAAACATCAACACCAATTTAACCATTATCTTACACCTGCATAGAAGAAAAAAGCCAAATTACAGAACTATAACGATTGAAAATTTAGCACATCCAGAAATTCACGTAAACTAGACGAAAACTCAACGGTTCAATGtgaaataatactataaattaatctgttaaattatttaattttaaacttaTGCACATTCATCTAATTCTCGCCATCTGGTTGCACATGCGCAATGATTTTATTATACATGTTGAACGTGACATGGGGGTCTAGCAATAAAGTGACATCTGGCCTACTATTACATTCATTGGTGCCATCCATCAATATAAttcattttcattaattttcacacatatatatttaataatttggCAAATTATAAGAGTAAATCATGCAATAATCCAAAGCCAATAATGTAGTTATTACACATATTATGCATATTACATTAAATAACACCCCCAATCAACGGAAGATTTAGATGATTACAAGTAGTGTGTTCAAAGTAAAGATACttctagaataaaaaaaagagtagTGATATAATATTATACAGCTGTAGAGATTGTGATTCATTAATCATTTCAAATCTATCCACAATTCTCTCAAATTAATGATGGTAAGAAATTCCCCAACAATTACAGCCCAATTAGGAAGTAGTGAATTATAGTAATATCTTGTCAAATTTATTCCATTTTGTGGAGGCTTCCCTAGCCATTCAAATAAAGAAGATAAAGACTGAAAATTAACATCAATCAAAGTGACAAATACAGAATAAAAGTATTTATTTACCTTGGAGAGAGAGGTGAATGTCTACTGGGTGAGAATATATATAGCATAAATGATTCCAGGAATGTAACCAAAGAGCGTCAATAACAAGCAAATCCAAAACTCAACCTGTTAATTTAATTCACCAAAATCAAATACTCCATAAATATAGTGCTATTGctttgtattttcaaaaattaaaagcaAAAGTAATTGTACATCAAATTAATGAAAATTGAGAAATAGAAAGAGAAGTACCCCACAGCCAAACTTGAGGAAAACACCGAGTGGAGGAAGAAGAATAGCCACGATAATGTCGATGAAAGTTGCTGttcccatttttattttttttttgatttggaGAGAAAGTAATGCAGAAAGGTTTAGAAGAGAAGTGGGAATGAAGAGGAAGTTACAAATGGATTtaaagagatagagagagagtgcCGCGTGTTACTTATGATTTGCATCATTGTGTTCTGTTTTGTGCAAATCCTTTCTTTATCCAAATACATGCATTTTtaaacgtaaaataaaaaaaaatgaagaaagaagCTCCCTCacgttaaattaaaatatttttgattaAAAACAAAGCACTTTGTATTTGAAATTAAGTAGTGTTAACCCCTACTATGCACAAGACATAAGATTTTCAAACAATGTGTAAATAAAGATCAAAGAGTATGAGTTAGttagaataaaatattagtagtaaaaataaatatagaaaaagaagaaaataaaacatgTGTAAATAAAGATCAAAAAGTAAAAATCGGAtaaatggaataaaataaatagctCAACAAAATGtgatcaacaaaaaacaaatattcATATGTAGGGATCAAATCTTAGGAAAACGACAACACACcaatagttcataagttttgaaaaacttctttgtaaacaacattaacaGTGGAATCACCCCTACtactatcatcatcatcatcatcatcatcatcatcatcatcatgttTACAAACCAAAATCTTCAGACTTGCACGACTCGTAACTCTAGATATAGCAACATACCATTGTCGATGACTAAAGACTGGATTTCGTAAGAATAATCCAACATGAGCCAAAGATTGACCTTGACTtttgttaatggtcattgcatacgaCACAACCACAGGAAATTGTCGTTGCTGAAATTTGAATGGTAACCTTGAATCAAAAGGAATTAAAGACATTCGAGGAATCAAAACTTTATGCCCAACATTATGGCCAACCAACACTTGTCCCTCCAAAACATAATCACCTAATCGTGTAATTATCAATCTTGTGCCAATACATAATCCATTCGAGTGATCTACATTCCTTAGCAGCATCACAAGAGTACCAACTTCCAGCAACAGTTCATGATTAGGTGTATCTGAACACTTCAAGTTATTCAAAAACTCAACCGAATGTATCTCAGCTAAACCATCTGATGTTGAATCTGAGTTGGCAATACTATCAGAGCTCAAATAAAGACGACCTTGAGACTGATCCAACGACATCATGAATTGGTTAACCTCATCAACAACCTCCAAGTTAGGAGAAAGTATGGCACGATCATGCAAGCAATTACTCAACTTTTCATGATTCATAAAACAAGGATATATCTTCGAAACAATTGCTATAAGAGGATCACCAGAATTAGACAAAACAGTGTCAGAAGGAAGATCAATAATCACTTCACCATCATTTGGTCCACCAAAAACCCCATCTCCAATTGAAGCAACCCAAGAAGAAAATTCCTTCAATCGTGCTGCTTCATCACAAGATGCAGCACTCAACAGTCTCATGTTTTTTTTGTAAGCCTCAGAACTATGCAATTCCTCCAAAGATATGAAGAGTTAATAGCGGCATTCACAACATCTTGCCTACTACCCTTAGGAACAACATACAAGATTTGTCTAAAGTCACCACAAAAGACAATAGTTTTTCCACCAAAGGGTTTTTCCATACTAAACTCATCACATACACGCATGATATCTCTGAAAGTCCTATCCACGACTTCTATGCAATGTTTATGAATCATCGGAGCTTCATCCCATATGATAAGCTTAGCTCTAACAATAAGTTCAGCAAGCGCACTCCCTGGTTTTATATTGCACATGGAATCTTCGTTAACATTGATGGGAATCTTAAAGCGAGAATGAGTTGTTCTATCTCCAGGAAACAACAAAGAAGCTATGCCACTAGATGccacatttaaaacaatttcaCCCCTCGAATGAATCCCGGTTGACAAAGACCTCTAGATGAAAGTTTTACCAGTACCTCCATAACCATAGACAAAAAACATTCATCCACCATTTGAATAAACAGATGACATAATAGTATCATGAACATGAAGTTGTTCATGGGTAAACTTGGAAAGAAAGTCCAAATGTTCTCTTCTCAAAGCTTCACGATCATAACACAACTCATCGCTAATCAATCTATTTTCAAATGTTTCAAAATACTCAGATTTTGGATAAGGCATGCCCTGGAAATCATGCAAACTTTTTCCAACATTTAATAACAATTTCTCAATCTCTGCCAAAGCAAAAGTATGGACATCTTTGTCATTCAACATCAACCCTacaataatatatac
Encoded proteins:
- the LOC121779093 gene encoding uncharacterized protein LOC121779093, translating into MEAEFIACFEASQHGVWLRNFIQGLQIVDSIERPFKLYCDNKFAVMYSNNNRSSSKSKHIDIKFLAVKDRIQSRQLQIKHLGSTSMLADPFTKEIEKLLLNVGKSLHDFQGMPYPKSEYFETFENRLISDELCYDREALRREHLDFLSKFTHEQLHRSLSTGIHSRGEIVLNVASSGIASLLFPGDRTTHSRFKIPINVNEDSMCNIKPGSALAELIVRAKLIIWDEAPMIHKHCIEVVDRTFRDIMRELHSSEAYKKNMRLLSAASCDEAARLKEFSSWVASIGDGVFGGPNDGEVIIDLPSDTVLSNSGDPLIAIVSKIYPCFMNHEKLSNCLHDRAILSPNLEVVDEVNQFMMSLDQSQGRLYLSSDSIANSDSTSDGLAEIHSVEFLNNLKCSDTPNHELLLEVGTLVMLLRNVDHSNGLCIGTRLIITRLGDYVLEGQVLVGHNVGHKVLIPRMSLIPFDSRLPFKFQQRQFPVVVSYAMTINKSQGQSLAHVGLFLRNPVFSHRQWYVAISRVTSRASLKILVCKHDDDDDDDDDDDDSSRGDSTVNVVYKEVFQNL